A section of the Streptomyces sp. NBC_01591 genome encodes:
- a CDS encoding DUF3027 domain-containing protein, with protein MSAATTRSRTARTPVPDRLCAEAVDLARAAAEEAAAPGIVGEHVAVVSEGDRVVTHFFECQEPGYRGWRWAVTVARASRAKYVTLDEAVLLPGSDALLAPEWVPWSERLRPGDMGPGDLLPTEADDIRLEPGYTGEDEPPPNSAVSEMSQEMADLVDAEDAELTTRPATTSRGSIAAVADELGMRRARVLSRYGLHAAADRWDEAFGAKTPMAQAAPASCVTCAFLVPLAGSLRQAFGVCANEFGPADGHVVSLSYGCGGHSEAAVMPKPPKPAPHALDTVQADEYPLRPARDSGSVPAEPDEPTEDLGHS; from the coding sequence GTGAGTGCTGCGACGACGCGAAGCCGTACGGCCCGTACCCCTGTTCCCGACCGTCTGTGCGCCGAGGCGGTAGACCTGGCCCGCGCGGCGGCCGAGGAGGCAGCCGCGCCGGGGATCGTCGGCGAGCATGTGGCCGTGGTCTCCGAGGGGGACCGGGTCGTCACGCACTTCTTCGAGTGCCAGGAGCCCGGCTACCGGGGCTGGCGCTGGGCGGTGACCGTCGCCCGCGCCTCCCGCGCGAAGTACGTCACCCTCGACGAGGCGGTGCTGCTGCCCGGCAGCGACGCGCTGCTCGCCCCGGAGTGGGTGCCGTGGAGCGAGCGGCTGCGCCCCGGTGACATGGGGCCCGGCGATCTGCTGCCCACCGAGGCGGACGACATCCGCCTGGAGCCCGGCTACACCGGCGAGGACGAGCCGCCGCCGAACTCCGCGGTCTCCGAGATGTCGCAGGAGATGGCCGACCTCGTCGATGCGGAGGACGCGGAGCTGACGACGCGCCCCGCGACGACCAGCCGGGGCTCGATCGCGGCGGTCGCGGACGAGCTCGGCATGCGGCGGGCGCGGGTGCTGTCCCGGTACGGGCTGCATGCGGCGGCCGACCGGTGGGACGAGGCGTTCGGCGCGAAGACGCCGATGGCCCAGGCGGCCCCGGCCTCGTGCGTCACCTGCGCCTTCCTGGTGCCACTGGCGGGTTCGCTGAGGCAGGCGTTCGGGGTGTGCGCGAACGAGTTCGGCCCGGCGGACGGGCATGTCGTGTCGCTGTCGTACGGGTGCGGTGGGCATTCGGAGGCGGCGGTGATGCCGAAGCCGCCGAAGCCGGCGCCGCATGCGCTGGACACGGTGCAGGCGGACGAGTATCCGTTGCGGCCGGCCCGGGACTCCGGCTCGGTCCCGGCGGAGCCGGATGAGCCTACGGAGGACCTCGGCCACTCGTAG
- a CDS encoding sacsin N-terminal ATP-binding-like domain-containing protein, translated as MNATEGADPFGTARLRRGVLDAWGAGPARFREDANAEEDLALGGYRDRLVVELAQNAADAAARAQVPGRLRLTLHPAAPDTPAVLAAANTGAPLDATGVESLSTLRASAKREGHEGAVGRFGVGFAAVLAVSDEPAVVGRHGGVRWSLAEARDLAARTAVASPGLGDELRRRDGHVPLLRLPLPAEGTAPDGYDTVVVLPLRDGGAEDLVARLLDAVDDALLLTLRGLDEIVIETPDTVRTLRRSEHGPYTHVEDSAHGTNRWRTVTHHGAVEPELLSDRPREERLRPHWSVTWAVPVDAEGAPVRPRTLPVVHAPTPTDEPLGIPALLIASLPLDTARRHFAPGPLTDFLVQRAADAYAELLAGWRPVSVDTIDLVPGPLGKGELDGVLRGAILDRLPRVAFLAPAAPRDTTAEADRWDTWDVQADGLPQAATTALRPIEAEVLEGVGAETVRVLAEVLPCLLPAGLERRSELRTLRIARVPLTEAIDRLAGLERDPGWWRRLYDSLSGIDPDRLSGLPVPLAGTPETADSATGTPAAPRTTIGPRQVLLPLPDAAAGPVLERLARLGLKVAHPDAAHPLLEKLGALPATPRAVLTTPQVRAAVAGSLDAGEIWDEDALDGDELAETVLTLVRDAELAPGDEPWLGALALPDEDGEPAPAGELVLPASPFAAIMREGELALCDQELADRWGEQPLTACGVLATFALVRTTDVVLDPDELEPREGDFAEPDDAGLLDAVDVWCEDILDQLPDTPVPPVATEIVAVRDLDLVDDDAWPQALAMLARPPLRDALTQPVRVLLPDGTTQSVRPYTAWWLRDHPVLDGRRPAGLRAAGGDPRLAGLYDSADATGFDDAQVLRALGVRTSVAALLDEPGGAAELLGRLADEDRPVGPVQLHSLYTALADLDPEQVTLPDELRAVVDGEVRVVDAADAVIADAPDLLPLTDGLPLLPVAPTRAADLAELFQVRRLGESVEAKVSTEGEEHRVPDAVRVLLGAGTPDAYVEHGELRAGGVELDWRRTPDGTVHAATLEGVAAGLAWAAGQWPRRFEVAALLEDPSRTEELARDRWFD; from the coding sequence ATGAATGCGACCGAGGGGGCCGATCCATTCGGGACCGCACGGCTGCGGCGCGGTGTGCTCGACGCCTGGGGCGCCGGCCCCGCCAGGTTCCGCGAGGACGCCAACGCCGAGGAGGACCTCGCGCTCGGCGGCTACCGCGACCGCCTCGTCGTCGAGCTGGCCCAGAACGCCGCCGACGCCGCCGCCCGCGCCCAGGTCCCCGGCCGCCTCCGCCTCACCCTGCACCCGGCGGCCCCGGACACCCCTGCGGTCCTCGCCGCCGCCAACACCGGCGCGCCCCTCGATGCCACCGGCGTGGAGTCGCTCTCCACCCTGCGCGCCTCCGCCAAGCGCGAGGGGCACGAAGGAGCCGTCGGCAGGTTCGGCGTCGGGTTCGCCGCCGTGCTCGCGGTGAGTGACGAGCCCGCCGTCGTCGGCCGGCACGGCGGCGTCCGCTGGTCCCTCGCCGAGGCCCGCGACCTCGCCGCGCGCACGGCCGTCGCCAGTCCCGGCCTCGGCGACGAACTGCGCCGCCGCGACGGCCACGTACCCCTGCTCCGGCTCCCGCTGCCCGCCGAGGGCACCGCACCCGACGGGTACGACACCGTCGTCGTCCTCCCGCTGCGCGACGGCGGCGCCGAGGACCTCGTGGCCCGGCTGCTCGACGCGGTCGACGACGCCCTGCTCCTCACCCTGCGCGGCCTCGACGAGATCGTGATCGAGACCCCGGACACCGTACGGACGCTGCGCCGCTCCGAGCACGGCCCGTACACCCACGTCGAGGACTCCGCGCACGGCACGAACCGCTGGCGCACCGTCACCCACCACGGCGCCGTCGAACCGGAGCTGCTCTCCGACCGGCCCCGCGAGGAGCGGCTGCGTCCGCACTGGTCGGTCACCTGGGCGGTCCCGGTGGACGCGGAGGGCGCCCCGGTGCGCCCCCGTACCCTCCCCGTCGTCCACGCGCCGACCCCCACCGACGAACCCCTCGGCATCCCCGCGCTGCTCATCGCCTCGCTGCCGCTCGACACCGCCCGCCGCCACTTCGCGCCGGGACCGCTCACCGACTTCCTGGTGCAGCGCGCCGCCGACGCGTACGCCGAACTGCTCGCGGGCTGGCGGCCGGTGTCCGTCGACACCATCGACCTCGTACCGGGACCGCTCGGCAAGGGCGAACTGGACGGCGTGCTGCGCGGCGCGATCCTGGACCGGCTGCCGCGCGTCGCGTTCCTGGCCCCTGCGGCCCCCCGCGACACCACCGCCGAGGCGGACCGGTGGGACACCTGGGACGTGCAGGCGGACGGCCTCCCCCAGGCGGCCACCACGGCGCTGCGGCCCATCGAGGCCGAGGTGCTGGAAGGCGTCGGCGCCGAGACGGTACGGGTGCTCGCCGAGGTCCTGCCGTGTCTGCTGCCCGCCGGACTGGAGCGCCGCAGCGAACTGCGTACGCTCCGGATCGCCCGGGTCCCGCTGACCGAGGCGATCGACCGGCTCGCCGGTCTGGAACGCGACCCCGGCTGGTGGCGGCGGCTGTACGACAGCCTGTCCGGCATCGACCCGGACCGCCTCTCCGGCCTGCCCGTACCGCTGGCCGGGACACCGGAGACCGCGGACTCCGCGACCGGGACCCCGGCCGCGCCCCGCACCACCATCGGCCCCCGCCAGGTCCTTCTCCCGCTCCCCGACGCAGCTGCCGGACCGGTGCTGGAACGCCTCGCCCGGCTCGGGCTGAAGGTCGCCCACCCGGACGCCGCCCATCCGCTGCTGGAGAAGCTGGGCGCCCTGCCCGCCACCCCGCGAGCCGTGCTCACGACCCCGCAGGTGCGGGCCGCCGTCGCAGGGTCGCTGGACGCGGGCGAGATCTGGGACGAGGACGCGCTGGACGGCGACGAGCTCGCCGAGACCGTCCTCACCCTCGTACGGGACGCCGAACTGGCACCCGGCGACGAGCCCTGGCTCGGTGCGCTCGCCCTCCCCGACGAGGACGGCGAACCGGCTCCCGCCGGTGAACTCGTGCTGCCCGCGAGCCCGTTCGCGGCCATCATGCGGGAGGGTGAACTGGCCCTCTGCGACCAGGAGCTGGCCGACCGCTGGGGCGAGCAGCCGCTCACCGCCTGCGGAGTGCTCGCCACCTTCGCCCTCGTACGGACCACCGATGTCGTGCTGGACCCGGACGAACTGGAGCCGCGCGAGGGCGACTTCGCCGAGCCCGACGACGCCGGTCTGCTGGACGCCGTGGACGTGTGGTGCGAGGACATCCTCGACCAGCTGCCCGACACCCCCGTGCCGCCGGTCGCCACCGAGATCGTCGCCGTCCGCGATCTGGACCTGGTCGACGACGACGCCTGGCCGCAGGCGCTCGCCATGCTCGCCCGGCCGCCGCTGCGCGACGCGCTGACCCAGCCGGTGCGGGTGCTGCTGCCGGACGGCACCACGCAGTCGGTGCGCCCGTACACGGCCTGGTGGCTGCGCGACCACCCGGTGCTCGACGGCCGCCGCCCCGCCGGGCTGCGGGCCGCGGGCGGCGACCCCCGGCTGGCCGGGCTGTACGACTCCGCCGACGCGACCGGCTTCGACGACGCGCAGGTGCTGCGCGCCCTCGGCGTACGGACCTCCGTGGCCGCCCTGCTCGACGAGCCGGGCGGCGCCGCCGAACTCCTCGGCCGGCTCGCGGACGAGGACCGCCCGGTCGGCCCCGTACAACTGCACTCCCTGTACACGGCCCTGGCCGATCTCGACCCGGAACAGGTCACGCTGCCGGACGAACTGCGGGCCGTGGTCGACGGCGAGGTGCGGGTCGTCGACGCGGCGGACGCCGTGATCGCGGACGCCCCCGATCTGCTGCCGCTCACCGACGGGCTCCCGCTGCTCCCGGTCGCCCCGACGCGCGCGGCGGACCTGGCCGAGCTGTTCCAGGTGCGCCGGCTCGGCGAGAGCGTCGAGGCGAAGGTGTCGACGGAGGGCGAGGAGCATCGAGTGCCGGACGCGGTACGGGTCCTGCTCGGCGCCGGAACTCCGGACGCGTACGTCGAGCACGGCGAACTGCGCGCGGGCGGCGTCGAACTGGACTGGCGCCGCACCCCCGACGGCACGGTCCACGCCGCCACGCTGGAGGGCGTCGCGGCGGGCCTGGCCTGGGCGGCGGGGCAGTGGCCGCGCCGCTTCGAGGTCGCGGCACTGCTGGAGGACCCGTCCCGCACGGAGGAACTGGCCCGGGACCGCTGGTTCGACTGA
- a CDS encoding DUF5707 domain-containing protein yields MRIRATVAAVSGALALSALAVPAAHAGDHSVPNLNKPTSGAEVFGTAAARGASKAAAATAADASEPVISKVVVNGGKDIVLGTTALKTISISVTASHASGVVDAYADLWHGTDPSSEDTIDGAILPNEDVSTCTKVSATTSTCKLTFTIDPRYDLYKNSLAGTWHVSAGALAGNQTDIAYTDFYSTARVQRLSKLTVNASPEPVKKGGTITVTGKLSRANWEDHAYHGYATQSVKLQFRKKTSSTYTTVKTIKTNSTGNLKTTVTASVDGYWRYSFAGTSTTPAVTTAGDFVDVR; encoded by the coding sequence ATGCGTATTCGTGCCACCGTGGCCGCCGTTTCCGGCGCCCTGGCCCTGTCTGCTCTGGCTGTCCCGGCCGCCCACGCGGGCGACCACTCCGTCCCGAACCTGAACAAGCCGACGTCGGGTGCCGAGGTCTTCGGCACCGCCGCCGCCCGGGGCGCCTCGAAGGCCGCCGCGGCCACCGCCGCCGACGCGTCGGAACCCGTCATCTCCAAGGTCGTCGTCAACGGCGGCAAGGACATCGTCCTGGGCACCACCGCCTTGAAGACGATCTCCATCTCGGTCACCGCCTCGCACGCGTCCGGTGTCGTCGACGCCTACGCCGACCTGTGGCACGGCACCGACCCGTCGTCGGAGGACACCATCGACGGCGCGATCCTGCCGAACGAGGACGTGTCGACGTGCACCAAGGTCAGCGCGACGACCTCGACCTGCAAGCTGACGTTCACGATCGACCCGCGCTACGACCTGTACAAGAACTCCCTGGCCGGCACCTGGCACGTCTCCGCGGGCGCGCTCGCCGGTAACCAGACCGACATCGCCTACACCGACTTCTACAGCACCGCCCGGGTGCAGCGGCTGTCGAAGCTGACGGTCAACGCCTCGCCGGAGCCGGTCAAGAAGGGCGGGACGATCACGGTCACCGGGAAGCTGTCTCGGGCGAACTGGGAGGACCACGCGTACCACGGCTACGCGACGCAGTCGGTGAAGCTCCAGTTCCGCAAGAAGACCAGCTCCACGTACACCACGGTCAAGACGATCAAGACGAACAGCACCGGGAACCTGAAGACCACGGTCACGGCCTCGGTCGACGGCTACTGGCGCTACAGCTTCGCCGGTACGTCCACCACCCCGGCCGTCACCACCGCCGGTGACTTCGTCGACGTGCGCTAG